The following proteins are encoded in a genomic region of Mustela erminea isolate mMusErm1 chromosome 3, mMusErm1.Pri, whole genome shotgun sequence:
- the LOC116585552 gene encoding LOW QUALITY PROTEIN: immunity-related GTPase family M protein 1-like (The sequence of the model RefSeq protein was modified relative to this genomic sequence to represent the inferred CDS: inserted 2 bases in 2 codons) produces MTQPNQSLHTXLSTSFTPALQYNTGWTVLPKATATNTEKALVEAKLLGVVSVARETLEIASSAPVRIAVTGGSGNGMSSFINALRGIGHEEEDSAPTGVVGTTQIPTCYFSPHFPNVELWDLPGLGAGTQNWGNYLAEMQFGLYDLFIIIASEQFSMNLMKLAKAIQGQGKKSYIVWTKLDRDISTRTLSEKRLLQNIRENIWETLQKERVHKPIIFLVSSFDPLLNDFPELRETLHRDISDIRYHCPLEKLFDTCEKVINDKVTSLQGQIASNSFQDVLGIQNTDDLAECLMAYHLFFGVDDESLQQVAQSMGKPMEEYKAIMKSQDLHTVLTGDRILSFMNCNTAXLYSILRHIPFLGDTVLNYLRVWKHRHFLEIVAKDTRTIMKKILTDSII; encoded by the exons ATGACACAGCCCAATCAGTCCCTTCACA CATTGTCTACATCCTTCACCCCTGCTCTGCAGTACAATACAGGATGGACAGTCTTACCTAAGGCAACTGCCACAAACACTGAGAAGGCACTGGTAGAAGCGAAGTTGCTGGGGGTGGTCTCTGTGGCCAGGGAAACCCTGGAGATAGCGTCTAGTGCCCCAGTGAGAATTGCTGTCACTGGGGGCTCTGGCAATGGCATGTCTTCCTTCATCAATGCACTGAGGGGAATTGGGCATGAAGAGGAGGACTCAGCTCCCACTGGGGTGGTGGGGACCACCCAGATTCCCACTTGCTACTTTTCCCCCCACTTTCCCAATGTGGAGTTGTGGGACCTACCTGGACTAGGGGCAGGTACCCAAAACTGGGGGAACTATCTAGCGGAGATGCAGTTTGGTCTGTATGACCTCTTCATCATCATTGCATCGGAACAGTTTAGCATGAATCTCATGAAGCTTGCCAAAGCCATCCAGGGACAGGGAAAGAAGTCCTACATTGTCTGGACCAAGCTGGACAGGGACATCAGCACACGTACCCTCTCTGAAAAACGACTCCTGCAGAATATCCGAGAGAATATTTGGGAAACTCTCCAAAAGGAGAGAGTGCACAAACCCATCATATTCCTGGTCTCCAGCTTTGACCCTTTATTGAATGACTTCCCAGAGCTTAGGGAGACCTTGCACAGGGACATCTCTGATATCAGGTACCATTGTCCTCTAGAGAAATTGTTTGACACCTGTGAGAAGGTCATTAATGACAAGGTGACCTCTTTGCAGGGGCAAATAGCTTCAAATTCTTTCCAGGACGTCCTTGGCATCCAGAATACAGATGATCTGGCAGAGTGTCTGATGGCCTACCACTTGTTTTTTGGTGTGGATGATGAGTCTCTCCAGCAGGTGGCCCAGAGTATGGGTAAACCTATGGAGGAGTACAAGGCTATTATGAAGTCTCAGGATCTGCACACTGTCCTCACTGGGGACAGGATATTATCTTTCATGAATTGTAATACAG TCTTATATTCAATTCTGAGACACATCCCATTCTTAGGTGATACTGTTCTCAACTACCTGAGAGTGTGGAAACACAGACACTTCCTTGAAATAGTTGCCAAGGACACCAGGACCATCATGAAGAAAATCCTTACAGACTCCATCATCTGA
- the LOC116585658 gene encoding T-cell-specific guanine nucleotide triphosphate-binding protein 2-like encodes MGQSLSSTSSYTKSIDLASGFDKFFKNFKPESKILSQETITLIETHLKVGDIPRLASVISDALRDIDSAPLNIAVTGESGTGKSSFINTLRGVRHDEEGAALTGAVETTLERRAYKHPKLPNVTFWDLPGMMTITFQPQKYLKKMKFCEYDFSINSSTRLKISDAHLAEAIRKMKKNFYFLRTKVDSDLHSAKISKPSAFNKDEILQRICSDCPIDRKRDSLKQKVWLEALKARASATIPFKGFISDNDVEKLEETLTLYRSYFGLDDASLETIAKDLHVSVEKLKANLNSPHLLSAEKGDELLGEKLLRYVEKFCAVTGGPIASGIYFRKIFNLQNYFLETVVNDAKVLL; translated from the coding sequence ATGGGTCAGTCCCTCTCTTCCACATCCTCTTATACAAAGAGTATTGATTTGGCCTCTGGCTTTGACAAATTTTTTAAGAACTTCAAGCCAGAAAGCAAAATCCTCTCTCAGGAAACCATCACATTGATTGAAACACACCTGAAGGTGGGGGACATTCCCAGATTGGCTTCTGTAATTAGTGATGCATTGAGAGACATTGACAGTGCCCCTCTAAACATTGCTGTGACCGGGGAGTCTGGAACAGGGAAATCCAGTTTCATAAATACCCTGCGGGGGGTGAGGCACGATGAAGAAGGGGCTGCCCTCACCGGGGCAGTGGAGACAACCTTGGAGAGAAGAGCATACAAACACCCGAAACTTCCCAATGTGACATTTTGGGATCTGCCTGGTATGATGACCATTACTTTTCAGCCACAGAAGTATCTGAAGAAGATGAAATTTTGTGAGTATGACTTTAGTATCAACTCTTCTACACGCCTCAAAATTAGTGATGCTCATTTGGCTGAAgcaattagaaaaatgaagaagaatttcTACTTTCTTCGAACTAAAGTGGACAGTGATTTACATAGTGCAAAAATAAGTAAACCCAGCGCATTCAATAAGGATGAAATCCTGCAAAGGATCTGCAGTGACTGCCCCATTGACCGGAAGAGGGATTCCCTGAAACAGAAGGTCTGGCTGGAGGCCCTGAAGGCTAGAGCATCAGCCACCATCCCCTTCAAGGGTTTTATCAGTGATAATGATGTAGAGAAGCTGGAGGAGACTTTAACCCTCTACAGGTCTTACTTTGGGCTGGATGATGCATCCCTGGAAACCATAGCCAAGGACTTGCATGTGTCAGTGGAGAAACTCAAGGCAAACCTCAACTCTCCCCATTTGCTATCAGCTGAGAAGGGTGATGAGTTATTAGGAGAAAAACTGTTGAGATATGTGGAAAAATTCTGCGCTGTTACTGGAGGACCCATTGCCAGTGGTATTTACTTTAGGAAGATATTCAACTTGCAAAATTATTTCCTTGAGACCGTGGTGAATGATGCAaaagttcttctttaa